A region of Micromonospora chokoriensis DNA encodes the following proteins:
- a CDS encoding GNAT family N-acetyltransferase yields MHVRELTADDLDAAWELGRFAFGSGPRQPASTTTEVPGLTRYGAFDDAGRIVGKVVDLHHDQWWSGRAVSAADVAGVAVAPEARGRGVARAMLTALLRGARDRGAAVSALYPTVAAPYRACGWEAAGVLRTVDLPTATLPRHHPDPRFVVRAGTVADLPAVDALYEQVTRHRNGLLTRRGELFDFYAADGALPGDGLTLVEKGGDLIGYAVWKRGRGYGADSVLTVDEALAVTAEAARELVGVLASWASVAPTLRLCPLDGDAVSACLPLESAREHERDLWMHRPVDVARAVSARGWPAHVRGFVDFRLTDPLAEWNTGTWRLAVADGEAELTRVDGEADLRLDVRGFALLYTGAAGARSVAQAGLLHAAGVTPDALDLLGAGGPAQVLDYF; encoded by the coding sequence ATGCATGTACGCGAACTCACCGCCGACGACCTCGACGCCGCCTGGGAGCTGGGCCGGTTCGCGTTCGGTTCCGGCCCGCGGCAACCCGCCAGCACCACCACCGAGGTGCCTGGGCTGACACGCTACGGCGCGTTCGACGACGCCGGGCGAATCGTCGGAAAGGTCGTCGACCTGCACCACGACCAGTGGTGGTCGGGGCGGGCGGTGTCGGCCGCCGACGTGGCGGGTGTGGCGGTCGCCCCCGAGGCCCGCGGCCGGGGTGTGGCTCGTGCCATGCTCACCGCCCTGCTGCGCGGTGCCCGCGACCGTGGCGCGGCGGTCAGCGCGCTCTACCCGACCGTCGCCGCCCCGTACCGGGCCTGCGGCTGGGAGGCCGCCGGTGTGCTGCGGACGGTCGACCTGCCCACCGCCACGCTGCCCCGGCACCACCCCGACCCGCGGTTCGTGGTGCGTGCGGGCACAGTGGCCGACCTGCCGGCCGTCGACGCCCTGTACGAGCAGGTCACCCGGCACCGCAACGGCCTGCTGACCCGCCGGGGTGAGCTGTTCGACTTCTACGCCGCCGACGGTGCCCTGCCGGGCGACGGGCTCACTCTTGTGGAAAAGGGCGGCGACCTTATCGGCTACGCCGTCTGGAAACGGGGGCGCGGTTACGGGGCCGACTCGGTGCTCACCGTCGACGAGGCCCTGGCCGTCACCGCCGAGGCCGCCCGGGAACTCGTCGGGGTGCTGGCGAGTTGGGCGAGCGTCGCGCCGACCCTGCGACTGTGCCCGCTCGACGGCGACGCGGTGAGCGCCTGCCTGCCGCTGGAGTCGGCCCGCGAGCACGAGCGGGACCTGTGGATGCACCGGCCGGTCGACGTCGCCCGCGCGGTGAGCGCCCGGGGGTGGCCCGCCCACGTGCGGGGCTTCGTCGACTTCCGCCTCACCGATCCGCTCGCCGAGTGGAACACCGGCACCTGGCGGTTGGCTGTGGCCGACGGCGAGGCTGAGCTGACCCGCGTCGACGGCGAGGCGGATCTGCGGCTGGACGTGCGGGGTTTCGCGTTGCTGTACACCGGGGCGGCCGGCGCCCGGTCGGTCGCGCAGGCGGGTCTGCTGCACGCCGCCGGTGTCACGCCGGACGCCCTGGACCTGCTGGGCGCGGGCGGCCCGGCCCAGGTGCTCGACTACTTCTGA
- a CDS encoding lysophospholipid acyltransferase family protein, translating into MDTTYATWQPPLIWRAALLLARALVGLLARLEVTGDVPAHLRRGPLVLAANHISPFDPLVMVAACQTRRVAPRIMATAGLFRAPLLGAAMRHAGHIRVDRGTSAVHQALDDAATAVARGSVILIYPEGRIGLDPGMWPERGKTGAARLALACGAPVVPVAQWGAHEVLPYRAPRGMLRGVARSLWRRPVIRVHFGAPVDLGESTSASPGAARRATDRIIDALTDALAPLRPDEPDLPRHVDPGRPSDPSRAHRRRSA; encoded by the coding sequence ATGGACACCACGTACGCGACCTGGCAACCGCCGCTCATCTGGCGCGCCGCCCTACTCCTGGCCCGGGCCCTGGTCGGCCTGCTGGCCCGCCTCGAGGTCACCGGCGACGTCCCCGCGCACCTGCGTCGCGGGCCGCTGGTGCTGGCCGCCAACCACATCAGCCCGTTCGACCCGTTGGTGATGGTCGCCGCCTGTCAGACCCGCCGCGTCGCCCCCCGGATCATGGCGACCGCCGGACTGTTCCGCGCGCCGCTGCTCGGCGCCGCCATGCGTCACGCCGGACACATCCGCGTCGACCGGGGCACCAGCGCCGTCCACCAGGCTCTCGACGACGCCGCCACCGCTGTCGCCCGCGGCTCGGTAATCCTCATCTACCCCGAGGGGCGCATCGGTCTGGACCCCGGCATGTGGCCCGAACGCGGCAAGACCGGTGCTGCCCGCCTCGCCCTGGCCTGCGGCGCCCCGGTCGTCCCGGTCGCCCAGTGGGGCGCGCACGAGGTGCTCCCCTACCGGGCGCCCCGGGGAATGCTGCGTGGCGTCGCCCGCTCACTGTGGCGTCGCCCGGTCATCCGGGTGCACTTCGGCGCCCCCGTCGACCTGGGCGAGTCGACCTCCGCCAGCCCCGGCGCGGCACGCCGGGCCACCGACCGGATCATCGACGCGCTCACCGACGCCCTCGCCCCGCTGCGCCCCGACGAGCCCGACCTGCCCCGGCACGTCGACCCCGGCCGCCCGAGCGACCCCAGCCGCGCCCACCGCCGTCGCTCGGCCTGA
- a CDS encoding cytochrome ubiquinol oxidase subunit I has translation MDALDVARWQFGVTTVYHFLFVPLTIGLSVLVAILQTLWHRTGNERYLKLTKFYGKLFLINFAMGVVTGIVQEFQFGMNWSDYSRFVGDIFGAPLAIEALVAFFLESTFIGLWIFGWDRLPKRAHLASIWAAAIGTNLSAYFILAANSFMQNPVGYRINPDSGRAELTDFPAVLTNKVALITFPHTLAGSFLVAGSLVVAVGLYHVIRNRDSADTGAYRFATKFGSWVVLVASAAVLFTGDIQGKIMTEVQPMKMAAAEGLYTTESPASFSVLTIGSLDGSREVFALKIPYLLSYLGTGDPHGTVHGINDLQAQYATQYGAGSYTPIIPVTYWSFRFMIAFGMAAGAIALLVLWSQRKGRTPSSRWLLRAGLAMPVLPLLANSFGWIFTEMGRQPWIVFGEMLTRNGVSRSVSLAEVLTSFTAFTLIYATLAVIEVKLLLRYARAGVPDVSEQPPTDDTDDAERPLAFAY, from the coding sequence GTGGACGCGTTGGACGTCGCCCGCTGGCAGTTCGGTGTCACCACCGTCTACCACTTTCTCTTCGTGCCGCTGACCATCGGCCTGTCCGTGCTGGTCGCCATCCTGCAGACGCTGTGGCACCGCACCGGCAACGAGCGCTACCTCAAGCTCACGAAGTTCTACGGCAAGCTGTTCCTGATCAACTTTGCCATGGGCGTGGTCACCGGGATCGTGCAGGAGTTCCAGTTCGGCATGAACTGGAGCGACTACTCCCGCTTCGTCGGCGACATCTTCGGCGCGCCACTGGCCATCGAGGCGCTCGTCGCGTTCTTCCTCGAATCCACCTTCATCGGCCTGTGGATCTTCGGCTGGGACCGGCTGCCCAAGCGGGCGCACCTGGCCAGCATCTGGGCCGCCGCGATCGGCACCAACCTCTCCGCGTACTTCATCCTCGCCGCGAACTCGTTCATGCAGAACCCGGTCGGCTACCGCATCAACCCCGACAGTGGGCGCGCCGAGCTCACCGACTTCCCGGCCGTGCTGACCAACAAGGTCGCCCTGATCACCTTCCCGCACACCCTGGCCGGGTCGTTCCTGGTCGCCGGGTCGCTGGTCGTGGCCGTCGGCCTGTACCACGTGATCCGCAACCGCGACTCCGCCGACACCGGCGCGTACCGCTTCGCCACGAAGTTCGGCTCCTGGGTGGTCCTGGTCGCCTCCGCCGCCGTGCTGTTCACCGGCGACATCCAGGGCAAGATCATGACCGAGGTGCAGCCGATGAAGATGGCCGCCGCCGAGGGCCTCTACACCACCGAGAGCCCCGCCTCGTTCTCCGTGCTCACCATCGGCAGCCTCGACGGCAGCCGCGAGGTGTTCGCCCTCAAGATCCCTTACCTGCTGTCGTACCTGGGCACCGGCGACCCGCACGGCACCGTGCACGGCATCAACGACCTGCAGGCCCAGTACGCCACCCAGTACGGCGCGGGCAGCTACACCCCGATCATCCCGGTCACCTACTGGAGCTTCCGCTTCATGATCGCCTTCGGGATGGCCGCCGGCGCGATCGCCCTGCTGGTGCTCTGGAGTCAGCGCAAGGGCCGTACCCCGAGCAGTAGGTGGCTGCTGCGCGCCGGCCTGGCCATGCCGGTGCTGCCGTTGCTGGCCAACTCGTTCGGCTGGATCTTCACCGAGATGGGCCGCCAGCCGTGGATCGTCTTCGGCGAGATGCTCACCCGCAACGGGGTGTCGCGCAGCGTCTCGCTGGCCGAGGTGCTCACCTCGTTCACCGCGTTCACGCTGATCTACGCCACCCTCGCCGTGATCGAGGTCAAGTTGCTGCTGCGCTACGCCAGGGCCGGCGTACCCGACGTCAGCGAACAACCCCCGACCGACGACACCGACGACGCCGAGCGTCCGCTCGCCTTCGCCTACTGA
- a CDS encoding MarR family winged helix-turn-helix transcriptional regulator: MQSTAPQSPAGLRTTPTWLLNQTAAHAARLVSEGFAAHGLRGYHYRLLATLAEDGPASQADLGRRCGIDRSDVVAAVNDLAGRGLVVRAPDPADRRRNVISLTDAGADEAHRMGDTVGRVQDELLAPLSSAERDQLTRLLTRLLEHHARR, from the coding sequence ATGCAGTCCACCGCCCCGCAGTCACCCGCCGGGCTCCGCACCACCCCGACCTGGTTGCTCAACCAGACCGCCGCTCACGCCGCCCGGCTCGTCAGCGAGGGCTTCGCCGCGCACGGCCTACGCGGCTACCACTACCGGCTGCTCGCCACGCTGGCCGAGGACGGGCCCGCCAGCCAGGCCGACCTGGGCCGACGCTGCGGCATCGACCGCAGCGACGTCGTCGCCGCCGTCAACGACCTGGCCGGTCGGGGGCTCGTCGTACGCGCCCCCGACCCGGCCGACCGCCGCCGCAACGTCATCAGCCTCACCGACGCCGGCGCCGACGAGGCCCACCGGATGGGCGACACCGTCGGCCGGGTCCAGGACGAGCTGCTCGCCCCGCTGTCCAGCGCCGAACGCGACCAACTGACCCGCCTGCTCACCCGGCTGCTGGAGCACCACGCCCGGCGCTGA
- a CDS encoding peroxiredoxin, with product MAGVGVGDVVQDFELPDETGTPRRLSEFLAAGPVVVFFYPGAMTRGCTAESCHFRDLAAEFTALGATRVGISRDPVAKQAEFSKLHGFDYPLLSDEDGTVAQQFGVRRRMPLGALSTKRMTFVIGSDGRIIEVIHSEVSMNDHADRALRALGG from the coding sequence GTGGCGGGTGTGGGTGTCGGTGACGTGGTGCAGGATTTCGAGTTGCCGGATGAGACGGGCACGCCGCGGCGGCTGTCGGAGTTTCTGGCAGCCGGGCCGGTGGTGGTGTTCTTCTACCCGGGGGCCATGACGCGGGGCTGCACGGCGGAGAGCTGCCACTTCCGCGACCTCGCGGCGGAGTTCACCGCGCTGGGCGCGACGCGGGTGGGCATCAGCCGCGACCCGGTGGCGAAGCAGGCCGAGTTCTCGAAGCTGCACGGCTTCGACTATCCGCTGCTGTCCGACGAGGACGGCACTGTGGCGCAGCAGTTCGGGGTGAGGCGGCGGATGCCGCTGGGGGCGTTGAGCACGAAGCGGATGACGTTCGTGATCGGGTCCGACGGGCGGATCATCGAGGTGATCCACAGCGAGGTCAGCATGAACGACCACGCGGACCGGGCGCTGCGGGCGTTGGGCGGCTGA
- the cydB gene encoding cytochrome d ubiquinol oxidase subunit II: MDLTTIWFLLVAVLFTGYFILEGFDFGVGMLLPVLGRDDRQRRVLINTIGPVWDGNEVWLITAGGAMFAAFPEWYATLFSGFYLPLLLILLALIARGVAFEYRHKRPEASWKRRWDTAIVVGSLLPAFLWGVAFANILRGVPLDAEHEYVGGLVDLLNPYSLLGGATTLALFLTHGAVFLALKTTGDIRERAGALAVRLGVGAVVLAVGFLTWTLSIRSSTAAVVLAVGAALALLGGLSAARVRREGWAFTGTAVAIGLAVATLFAALFPNVLPSTLDPAGTLTATNAASTPYTLKIMTWVAVIFTPVVLAYQAWTYWVFRKRIGVANIPQH; this comes from the coding sequence GTGGACCTGACCACCATCTGGTTTCTCCTCGTCGCCGTGCTGTTCACCGGGTACTTCATCCTGGAGGGCTTCGACTTCGGCGTCGGCATGCTCCTGCCCGTCCTGGGCCGCGACGACCGGCAACGCCGCGTCCTGATCAACACCATCGGGCCGGTCTGGGACGGCAACGAGGTGTGGTTGATCACCGCCGGTGGCGCGATGTTCGCCGCGTTCCCCGAGTGGTACGCCACCCTGTTCTCCGGCTTCTACCTGCCGCTGCTGCTGATCCTGCTGGCCCTGATCGCCCGGGGCGTCGCGTTCGAGTACCGGCACAAGCGCCCCGAGGCGTCCTGGAAGCGCCGCTGGGACACCGCGATCGTGGTCGGCTCGCTGCTGCCGGCGTTCCTGTGGGGTGTCGCCTTCGCCAACATCCTGCGCGGGGTGCCACTGGACGCCGAGCACGAGTACGTCGGTGGCCTCGTGGACCTGCTCAACCCGTACTCCCTGCTCGGTGGCGCGACCACCCTCGCGTTGTTCCTCACCCACGGCGCGGTGTTCCTCGCCCTGAAGACCACCGGCGACATCCGCGAGCGTGCGGGCGCGCTCGCGGTGCGCCTGGGCGTCGGGGCCGTCGTCCTCGCGGTGGGTTTCCTGACCTGGACGTTGAGCATCCGTTCCAGCACGGCCGCCGTCGTGCTTGCCGTCGGCGCGGCCCTCGCGCTGCTCGGTGGTCTGTCCGCCGCCCGGGTACGCCGGGAGGGCTGGGCGTTCACCGGCACCGCCGTGGCGATCGGCCTGGCCGTGGCGACCCTGTTCGCGGCGCTGTTCCCGAACGTGCTGCCCTCCACCCTGGACCCCGCCGGGACGTTGACGGCCACCAACGCCGCGTCCACCCCGTACACCCTGAAGATCATGACCTGGGTGGCGGTGATCTTCACTCCGGTGGTGCTGGCCTACCAGGCGTGGACGTACTGGGTGTTCCGCAAGCGCATCGGCGTGGCCAACATCCCCCAGCACTGA
- a CDS encoding helix-turn-helix domain-containing protein, translating into MSTAPTLNGQVIGQAHYATRALLERAVAPLGLTFGQVLALNALADGPVERAHLTHRITSTLKVDAPTVHEVIAELLDANLAHDDTDATRIRLTDAGHATQARVADVVSGITARLYADIPADEASAAARALTVITQRADAELAAGQK; encoded by the coding sequence ATGTCCACCGCTCCCACCCTCAACGGCCAGGTCATCGGCCAGGCCCACTACGCCACCCGGGCCCTGCTGGAGCGCGCCGTCGCCCCACTCGGGCTCACCTTCGGCCAGGTGCTCGCGCTCAACGCCCTCGCCGACGGGCCCGTCGAACGCGCACACCTCACGCACCGGATCACCAGCACACTCAAGGTCGACGCGCCGACCGTCCACGAGGTGATCGCCGAACTCCTCGACGCGAACCTCGCCCACGACGACACCGACGCGACGCGGATCCGGCTCACCGACGCCGGTCACGCCACGCAGGCCCGCGTCGCGGACGTCGTCTCCGGCATCACCGCCCGCCTCTACGCGGACATCCCCGCCGACGAGGCGAGCGCCGCCGCCCGGGCGCTCACAGTCATCACCCAACGCGCCGACGCCGAACTGGCGGCCGGTCAGAAGTAG
- a CDS encoding SDR family NAD(P)-dependent oxidoreductase: MAPVTVITGGGRGIGAATARRLATGGHHIALCYRRDEAAAATVLADLRATGAQAIAVRADTTDPDQVAELFDAAAQLGPLTGLVNNAGVTSLIGPFTELRVEDLRRVVDVNLVGYVLCAQQAARRLTEGGAIVNVSSAAATLGSPGEYVHYAAVKAATDTLTVGLAKELAPKGIRVNAVAPGIVRTDIHADSGVPDRPDSAVGRIPLGRAGEPDEIAAAIAWLLGPDASYATGTVLRVSGGL; encoded by the coding sequence ATGGCACCGGTCACCGTCATCACCGGCGGCGGTCGCGGCATCGGCGCGGCCACCGCCCGCCGCCTCGCCACCGGCGGTCACCACATCGCCCTGTGCTACCGCCGCGACGAGGCCGCCGCCGCGACCGTCCTGGCCGACCTGCGCGCGACCGGAGCGCAGGCCATCGCGGTACGCGCCGACACCACCGACCCCGACCAGGTCGCCGAGCTGTTCGACGCCGCAGCACAGCTCGGCCCGCTCACCGGCCTGGTCAACAACGCCGGCGTCACCAGCCTCATCGGACCCTTCACCGAGCTGCGCGTCGAGGATCTGCGCCGGGTCGTGGACGTCAACCTCGTCGGTTACGTCCTGTGCGCGCAGCAGGCCGCCCGCCGCCTCACCGAGGGCGGGGCGATCGTCAACGTCTCCTCGGCCGCCGCGACCCTCGGCAGCCCGGGGGAGTACGTGCACTACGCCGCGGTGAAGGCCGCCACCGACACCCTCACCGTGGGCCTGGCCAAGGAACTCGCCCCGAAGGGCATCCGGGTCAACGCCGTCGCGCCCGGCATCGTACGTACCGACATCCACGCCGACTCCGGCGTGCCCGACCGCCCCGACTCGGCCGTCGGCCGCATCCCGCTGGGCCGTGCCGGCGAACCCGACGAGATCGCCGCCGCCATCGCCTGGCTGCTCGGCCCGGACGCCTCCTACGCCACCGGCACGGTCCTGCGGGTGTCCGGCGGCCTGTGA